From a single Dromaius novaehollandiae isolate bDroNov1 chromosome 30, bDroNov1.hap1, whole genome shotgun sequence genomic region:
- the ARMC5 gene encoding armadillo repeat-containing protein 5 isoform X3, whose translation MAAEPLGWCVEAVRAAAEPGLGRALRALRGRHTREPGGAARFRERGGLEPLLQLLEPQRPRRTLELALSVLANCCTEAGCRRQARRLGGVPRLVTLLTPGAAESVQNRVSRALANLALEPDGAQAVLEAGAVPALAALTASCSSDGSCLPSAARALRILGGHPGPRRALARAGAARALATRLATLPPGHPAAAAALARALRVMAAHRAAAADHDMAAALPALTVMAAGEGEGEAEGRRAALGALAAACARASLRPALGAAGAVEAVAAAVRRALAAPPGVPGGLARAFCLLCREAVNRARLRAAGGLPLLVALLEDPRARPGRPWVLLALAAFAYDRAALEVLEARGLVPLLVDVLRACADGDGDDGDSDEDEDAASFDLPPLRSPAPGPGAAAGSLRGLKSWLLSEAISPPPSPPAAPPGSTHGCPSPPRRPPRRRPPSLSALALPRAPGMVGGGHPRVGGGYPKVGGGHPGVGGRCLEVGGGHPKVGGGHPKAGGGHPEVGGHTKVGGGHPKAGGGHPGVDGGHPKVGGGHSKIGGGHPEVGGQHPRVGGHPGVDGGHPKVDGGHPKVDGGHPKVGGGHSGVGGGQPEVGGGHPKVGGGHSGVDGGQPEVGGGHPKVGGGHSGVGGGHPKVGRGHPEVGGGHPGADGGHPKVGGGHSGVDGGPPEVGGGHPKVGGGHSGVDGGHPKVGGGHSGVGGGQPEVGGGHPKVGGGQPEVGGGHPGADGGPPGADGGHPGADGGHPGAGGGHPEADGGPPEADGGHPGAGGGHPGAGEAAALLLLGRLAEEPSRALATAPAVGGLLRYLAGAPAPGARALRVLQRLVGHPGCLGPLLAAYVPSLLRSWLLLGVPPARAERLSRAPPDPPGGTRDHPPPRPHPRQARLKELGEGLLRALAAVAASPFGVGLLTHTLRRGAPPARLACATALPLLARPSSPAGGLLWGRGGAAAALAGAVARGPPPAPCRPPPAFAFYAADALGCLRGPPPAHGDEDAEPWGHEDGHGDVAEPWGSEDGHGDVADLWGPTDGDATEPWGRAVTSATCPPPLLSPAAPRPHAAPKRPRASSCPQATPAAADLLPHTSPRPPKRPRMSPSSDVRPPVTPRSSNPPRRAAACPRGSSRASNACAQPSSCSPGSPRASSPRPQASPRPQVSSRSSNPHPQPSARSSDCHRQLSCPPASPRSSSPRPRPPPRSSNTRPQPSCPLTSPRSSNPRPQPSSGSSNPHPQPSAKSSNPRPQPSPRSSNPDLQPSSRSSNHHPQPSCPLTTPRSSNSHPQPPLRSSNCHPQPSCPLTSPRSSNSHPQPSPRSSNPHPQPSCPLMSPRSSNAHPQPSARSSNTHPQPSSRSSNPDPQPSSRSSNHHPQPSCPLMSPRSSNPRPQPSARSSNTDLQPSSRSSNCHPQASYPPTSSRSSNPHHHVSPCSPASPRSSSPCPQPSSRSSNPHPQPSCPPTYPGSSNPRPQPSSRSSNPHPHVSLCSPTSPRSSSPCPQPSPGPPTSPRSSSPHHQPPPRSSSPCPQPSPGPPTSPRSSSPRPQPAPRSSNPHHEPSPGPPTSPRSSSRCPQPSPGPPTSPRSSSPHHQPPPRSSSPHHEPSPGPPTSPRSSSPCPQPSPGPPRSPRSSSPRPQPPPRSSNRRPRPPPRSSSPPACPYARAPHDLLLLPDGAPPGLPACRGALARGSPVLAAMLEGAFAEARQAAVALRCAPRRPLLLLLHHLHGCRGAAGCPRLRPPLPAAAAGAAVALARRYLVPGLEAVMAAGVAASPSGLWALAERWACGALALRAARELLEGPPQSVAPRLAQVARVARCPNRLARALLAVVAPPGLRPRLDMGEPWGGGDPLLRLPGEPPREDLGDPLEDLEDPLEDLEDPLEDHESPLEDLEDPLEDLGDPLEDHENPLEDLRNSTGDLRDPLEDLEDPLEDLEDPLDLRNPLEDLEDPLEDHENPLEDLRNSTGDLRDPLEDLEDPLEDHENPLEDLKDPLEDLEDPLDLRNPLEDLEDPLEDHENPLEDLRNSTGDLRDPLEDLGDPLEDLRDPLEDLGDPPEDLGDPLEDLEDPLEDLGDPPEDLGDPLEDLGEGEDPFGDTPAGAGDPVEEDEEAMEVEGPP comes from the exons atggcggcggaGCCGCTGGGCTGGTGCGTGGAGgcggtgcgggcggcggcggagccggggctgggccgggcgctgagggcgctgcgcggccgccaCACGCGagagcccggcggcgccgcccgcttCCGCGAGCGCGGCGGCCTGGAgccgctgctgcagctgctggagcccCAGCGGCCCCGCCGCACCCTCGAGCTGGCCCTCAGCGTCCTCGCCAACTGCTGCACCGAGGCCGGCTGCCGCCGCCAGGCCCGTCGCCTCGGAGGGGTGCCCCGCCTCG tGACCCTGCTGACCCCCGGGGCGGCGGAGAGCGTGCAGAACCGGGTGTCGCGGGCCCTGGCCAACCTGGCGCTGGAGCCCGACGGGGCCCAGGCCGTCCTCGAGGCCG GGGCGGTGCCGGCCCTGGCGGCCCTGACGGCCTCCTGCTCCTCCGACGGCTCCTGCCTGCCCAGCGCCGCCCGGGCCCTACGGATCCTGGGGGGCCACCCGGGCCCCCGGCGGGCCTTGGCGCGagccggcgccgcccgcgcctTGGCCACCCGCTTGGCCACCCTGCCGCCcggccaccccgccgccgccgccgccctggcccGGGCCCTGCGCGTCATGGCCGcccaccgcgccgccgccgccgaccaCGACATGGCCGCCGCCTTGCCCGCCCTGACCGTCATGGCCGccggcgagggcgagggcgaggccgaagGCCGGCGGGCCGCGTTGGGTGCCTTGGCGGCCGCCTGCGCCCGGGCCTCGCTCCGGCCGGCGTTGGGTGCCGCCGGCGCCGTGGAggccgtggcggcggcggtgcggcgggcgctggcggccCCGCCGGGTGTTCCCGGCGGCCTGGCCCGCGCGTTCTGCCTGTTGTGCCGCGAAGCCGTCAACCGGGCCCGGctgcgggcggccggcgggctcCCGTTGTTGGTGGCGTTGTTGGAGGacccgcgggcccggcccgggcgccccTGGGTGCTGTTGGCCTTGGCGGCTTTCGCCTACGACCGGGCGGCCCTGGAGGTGCTGGAGGCCCGCGGCCTCGTCCCCCTCCTCGTCGACGTCCTCCGGGCCTGcgccgacggcgacggcgacgaCGGGGACAGTGACGAGGACGAGGACGCCGCCTCCTTCGACCTGCCGCCCCTACGGTCGCcagcgccggggcccggggcggccgccggcagcctgCGGGGGCTCAa GTCCTGGCTGCTCTCCGAAGCCATctccccgcccccctccccccccgccgccccccccggcagcacccacgggtgcccctcgcccccccgccgccccccccgccgccgccccccgtcCCTGAGCGCCCTGGCGCTGCCGCGGGCCCCGGgcatggtggggggggggcacccaagggtgggtgGGGGGTACCCAAAagtgggtggggggcacccaggggtagGTGGGAGGTGCCTAGAGGTGGGTGGGGGTCACCCAAAGGTAGGTGGGGGTCACCCAAAAGCGGGTGGGGGTCACCCAGAGGTGGGGGGGCACACAAAAGTAGGTGGGGGGCACCCAAAAGCGGGTGGGGGTCACCCAGGGGTAGATGGGGGGCACCCAAAGGTAGGTGGGGGTCACTCAAAGATAGGTGGGGGTCACCCAGAGGTGGGGGGGCAGCACCCAAGagtgggggggcacccaggggtggatGGGGGACACCCAAAGGTAGATGGGGGACACCCAAAGGTAGATGGGGGTCACCCAAAAGTGGGTGGGGGTCACTCAGGGGTGGGTGGGGGTCAGCCAGAAGTAGGGGGGGGTCACCCAAAAGTGGGTGGGGGTCACTCAGGGGTAGATGGGGGTCAGCCAGAAGTAGGGGGGGGTCACCCAAAAGTGGGTGGGGGTCACTCAGGGGTGGGTGGGGGTCACCCAAAAGTGGGTAGGGGTCACCCAGAAGTAGGGGGGGGTCACCCAGGGGCAGATGGGGGTCACCCAAAAGTGGGTGGGGGTCACTCAGGGGTCGATGGGGGTCCCCCAGAAGTAGGGGGGGGTCACCCAAAAGTGGGTGGGGGTCACTCAGGGGTAGATGGGGGTCACCCAAAAGTGGGTGGGGGTCACTCAGGGGTGGGTGGGGGTCAGCCAGAAGTAGGGGGGGGTCACCCAAAAGTGGGTGGGGGTCAGCCAGAAGTAGGGGGGGGTCACCCAGGGGCAGATGGGGGTCCCCCAGGGGCAGATGGGGGTCACCCAGGGGCAgatggggggcacccaggggcaGGTGGGGGTCACCCAGAGGCAGATGGGGGTCCCCCAGAGGCAgatggggggcacccaggggcgggcggggggcacccgggggcgggcgaggcggcggcgctgctgctgctggggcggCTGGCGGAGGAGCCGAGCCGGGCGCTGGCCACGGCGCCGGCGGTGGGGGGGCTGCTGCGGTACCTGGCGggggcccccgccccgggcgcccggGCCCTACGGGTGCTGCAGCGCCTCGTGGGCcaccccggatgcctgggcccgctGCTGGCCGCCTACGTCCCCTCGCTGCtgcgctcctggctgctgctcggcgtccccccggcccgcgccgagCGCCTCTCCcgggccccccccgacccccccggcggcACCCGCGACcacccgccgccgcgcccccacccccgccagGCCCGCCTCAAGGAGCTGG GGGAGGGGCTGctgcgggcgctggcggcggtggcggcgtcGCCCTTCGGCGTGGGGCTGCTGACCCACAcgctgcgccgcggggcccccccggcccgcctgGCCTGCGCCACCGCCCTGCCCCTGCTCGCCAG GCCCTCGTCGCCGgccggggggctgctgtggggccgggggggggcggcggcggccctggcgGGGGCGGTGGCTcgtggccccccccccgcgccctgccgcccccccccggccttcGCCTTCTACGCCGCCGACGCCCTGGGCTGCCTGCGGGGACCCCCCCCG gCGCACGGGGACGAGGACGCCGAGCCCTGGGGACACGAGGACGGACACGGGGACGTCGCCGAGCCGTGGGGCAGCGAGGACGGACACGGGGACGTCGCCGACCTCTGGGGCCCCACGGACGGGGACGCCACGGAGCCGTGGGGACGCGCGGTGACGTCGGccacctgccccccacccctgctgTCCCCCGCGGCCCCCCGTCCCCACGCGGCCCCCAAACGTCCCCGCGCGTCCTCGTGTCCCCAAGcaacccccgccgccgccgatctcctgccccacacgtcccccaGGCCCCCCAAGCGTCCCCGGATGTCCCCAAGCTCCGACGTCCGTCCCCCGGTGACCCCGAGGTCCTCCAACCCCCCTCGCCGAGCGGCCGCCTGTCCCCGGGGGTCCTCGAGGGCCTCCAACGCCTGTGCGCAACCGTCGTCTTGTTCTCCGGGGTCCCCCAGGGCCTCCAGCCCCCGTCCCCaagcgtccccgcgtccccaggTGTCCTCAAGGTCCTCCAACCCCCATCCGCAACCATCCGCAAGGTCCTCCGACTGTCACCGCCAACTGTCTTGTCCCCCAGCGTCCCCAAGGTCCTCCAGCCCCCGTCCCCGACCACCTCCAAGGTCCTCCAACACCCGTCCGCAACCGTCTTGTCCTCTGACGTCCCCAAGGTCCTCCAACCCCCGTCCCCAACCATCCTCAGGGTCCTCCAATCCCCATCCGCAACCATCCGCAAAGTCCTCCAACCCCCGTCCCCAACCATCCCCGAGGTCCTCCAACCCTGATCTGCAACCATCTTCAAGGTCCTCCAACCATCACCCCCAACCGTCTTGTCCTTTGACGACCCCAAGGTCCTCCAACAGCCATCCCCAGCCACCTCTAAGGTCCTCCAACTGTCACCCCCAACCGTCTTGTCCTCTGACGTCCCCAAGGTCCTCCAACAGCCATCCTCAACCATCCCCAAGGTCCTCCAACCCCCATCCCCAACCGTCTTGTCCTTTGATGTCCCCAAGGTCCTCCAACGCCCATCCCCAACCATCCGCAAGGTCCTCCAACACCCATCCGCAACCATCCTCAAGGTCCTCCAACCCTGATCCGCAACCGTCTTCAAGGTCCTCCAACCATCACCCCCAACCGTCTTGTCCTTTGATGTCCCCAAGGTCCTCCAACCCCCGTCCCCAACCATCCGCAAGGTCCTCCAACACCGATCTGCAACCATCTTCAAGGTCCTCCAACTGTCACCCCCAAGCGTCTTATCCTCCGACGTCCTCAAGGTCCTCCAACCCCCATCACCACGTGTCACCGTGTTCTCCAGCGTCCCCAAGGTCCTCTAGCCCCTGTCCCCAACCATCCTCAAGGTCCTCCAACCCCCATCCCCAACCATCTTGTCCGCCAACGTACCCAGGGTCCTCCAACCCCCGTCCCCAACCATCTTCAAGGTCCTCCAACCCCCATCCCCACGTGTCACTGTGTTCTCCAACGTCCCCAAGGTCCTCCAGCCCCTGTCCCCAACCATCTCCTGGTCCTCCAACGTCCCCAAGGTCCTCCAGTCCCCACCACCAACCACCGCCGAGGTCCTCCAGCCCCTGTCCCCAACCATCTCCTGGTCCTCCAACGTCCCCAAGGTCCTCCAGCCCCCGTCCCCAACCAGCGCCGAGGTCCTCCAACCCCCATCACGAACCATCTCCTGGACCTCCAACATCTCCAAGGTCCTCCAGCCGCTGTCCCCAACCATCTCCTGGTCCTCCAACATCCCCAAGGTCCTCCAGTCCCCACCACCAACCACCGCCGAGGTCCTCCAGCCCCCATCACGAACCATCTCCTGGTCCTCCAACGTCCCCAAGGTCCTCCAGCCCCTGTCCCCAACCATCTCCTGGTCCTCCAAGGTCCCCAAGGTCCTCCAGCCCCCGTCCCCAACCACCGCCGAG GTCCTCCAACCGCcgtccccgcccgccgccgcggtccTCCAGCCCCCCGGCCTGCCCCTACGCCCGGGCGCCCCacgacctgctgctgctgcccgacggggcccccccgggcctgCCGGCCTGCCGGGGGGCCTTGGCCCGCGGCTCCCCGGTGCTGGCGGCCATGTTGGAGGGCGCCTTCGCCGAGGCCCGCCAGGCCGCCGTAGCCCTGCGctgcgccccccgccgccccctcctcctcctcctccaccacctccacggctgccggggggccgccgggtgcccccgcctccgccccccgctcccggccgccgccgcgggggccgccgtgGCCCTGGCCCGCCGCTACCTGGTGCCGGGCCTGGAGGCCGTCATGGCCGCCGGCGTGGCGGCCTCTCCCAGCGGCCTCTGGGCCTTGGCCGAGCGCTGGGCCTGCGGCGCCCTGGCCTTGCGGGCGgcccgggagctgctggaggggccgCCCCAGAGCGTGGCCCCCCGGCTGGCCCAGGTGGCCCGGGTGGCCCGGTGTCCCAACCGCCTGGCCCGGGCGCTGCTGGCCGTGgtggcccccccggggctgcggccccgcctcGACATGGGGgagccgtggggcgggggggacccGCTGCTGCGGCTGCCCGGGGAGCCGCCCCGGGAGGACCTCGGGGACCCCTTGGAGGACCTCGAGGACCCATTGGAGGACCTCGAGGACCCCTTGGAGGACCATGAGAGCCCCTTGGAGGACCTTGAGGACCCCTTGGAGGACCTCGGGGACCCCTTGGAGGACCATGAGAACCCCTTGGAGGACCTCAGGAACTCCACAGGGGACCTCAGGGACCCCTTGGAGGACCTCGAGGACCCCTTGGAGGACCTCGAGGACCCCTTGGACCTCAGGAACCCTCTGGAGGACCTCGAGGACCCCTTGGAGGACCATGAGAACCCCTTGGAGGACCTCAGGAACTCCACAGGGGACCTCAGGGACCCCTTGGAGGACCTCGAGGACCCCTTGGAGGACCATGAGAACCCCTTGGAGGACCTCAAGGATCCCTTGGAGGACCTCGAGGACCCCTTGGACCTCAGGAACCCTCTGGAGGACCTTGAGGACC